A window from Malassezia japonica chromosome 1, complete sequence encodes these proteins:
- the NCA2 gene encoding Nuclear control of ATPase protein 2 (TransMembrane:1 (o389-407i); EggNog:ENOG503NV6S; COG:S) translates to MSAARSLAGSLEAALHGLAPPSARTWDGETLLRLRTCAALSSALARVRSAEHTDADTTRVVLATLRYLVDALTQDAGAVRELQWYWAQIEESPWQGTVYWVQTLPERVGKSVYSIAHRGLPRSALVTLRGVRMEAHARGARLSEAYDALAETLGSVALAWHANEQASDVQALVHKVAKALGSDDAKAASVEDAASVLLDAVARHESRVARLLASDACGKPSLLARTWPLLVAYPLVSIGITQYVSANWTSIVEQLTQAGATLRGLVIGWVYEPAMRLLDTVRAGQAERRMIISRDSLAADQHSLERMVAELGSDKLKWRDGAIANAVQRVQHGDLTSVMELYERDIRTPLRSLLGGSLIRTVLIQVQKAKVDLEVALSGIDWLLRSQELLIGFVGLAPALALVYLLWTQGVRCVRSLLYGEASVKVQRTVRDARLGAWEALRRVDALVSRGDTAGAKGYGFLLLDVDTLRTSFGTLVPAAARDRAVSSRLEAEIAQDLGVLEAAGQTALLRRSTACGAAGRGYWL, encoded by the exons CTGCGTACGTGTGCGGCGCTTtcgagcgcgctcgcgcgcgtgcgcagcgcggagCATACCGATGCAGACACCACACGCGTGGTGCtggcgacgctgcgctacctcgtcgacgccctgacgcaggacgcgggcgcggtgcgcgagctgcagtgGTACTGGGCGCAGATCGAAGAGTCGCCGTGGCAAGGCACGGTGTACTGGGTGCAAA CCCTccccgagcgcgtcggcaagAGTGTCTATAGTATTGCGCACCGCGggctgccgcgcagcgcgctcgtgACGCTGCGTGGCGTACGCATggaagcgcacgcgcggggcgcgcgcctgagcgaggcgtacgatgcgctcgccgagacgctcggGTCGGTCGCACTTGCGTGGCACGCCAACGAGCAGGCGAGCGAcgtccaggcgctcgtgcacaaGGTCGCCAAGGCactcggcagcgacgatGCCAAGGCGGCATCCGTCGAGgacgccgcctcggtgctgctcgatgccgtcgcgcggcacgagagccgcgtcgcgcgcctcctggcgagcgacgcgtgcggCAAGCCGTCGCTCCTCGCACGGACCTggccgctgctcgtcgcctATCCGCTCGTCTCGATCGGCATCACGCAGTACGTCTCGGCGAACTGGACGTcgatcgtcgagcagctcacCCAGGCCGgtgcgacgctgcgcggcctcgtgATTGGGTGGGTGTACGAgccggcgatgcgcctcctcgacacggtgcgcgccggtcaggcggagcgccgcatgaTCATCtcgcgcgactcgctcgcggcggacCAGCACAGCCTGGAGCGgatggtcgccgagctggggTCGGACAAGCTCAAgtggcgcgacggcgcgatcgccaacgcggtgcagcgcgtgcagcacggcgaccTGACGAGCGTCATGGAGCTGTACGAGCGCGATatccgcacgccgctgcgctcgctcctcggcggcagCCTCATCCGCACCGTGCTGATCCAGGTGCAAAAGGCCAaggtcgacctcgaggtcgCGCTCAGCGGCATCGACTGGCTCCTGCGCTcgcaggagctgctcaTTGGCTttgtcggcctcgcgccggcgctggcaCTGGTCTACCTGCTCTGGACGCagggcgtgcgctgcgtgcgctcgctcctGTACGGCGAAGCCTCGGTcaaggtgcagcgcactgtgcgcgacgcgcgcctcggcgcgtgggaggcgctgcgccgcgtcgacgcgctcgtcaGCCGCGGGGATACGGCCGGCGCAAAGGGGTACGGCttcctgctcctcgacgtcgacacgctgcgcacgtcgtTTGGCACGCTGGTaccggccgccgcgcgcgaccgcgccgtgtcgtcgcgcctcgaggcggagaTCGCACaggacctcggcgtgctcgaggccgcgggCCAGACCGCGCTCCT GCGACGGTCGACCGCATGTGGCGCAGCTGGTCGTGGCTACTGGCTATGA